The DNA window CCCAACGCGGAGAACAGAACACATGGCTCGAATTACGTTGCGTCAATTGCTCGACCACGCTGCGGAGCATGAGTACGGCGTGCCGGCCTTCAACATCAACAACATGGAACAGGCGCTCGCCATCATGGACGCCGCCTCCAGCCTTGATGCGCCGGTCATCATCCAGGCCTCGCGCGGCGCGCGGTCCTACGCCAACGACATCATGCTCCGGCACATGATGGATGCGGTCACCGAAATCTATCCGCAGATTCCGGTCTGCGTGCACCTCGACCACGGCAACGGACCCGATACCTGCATGACCGCGATCCAGGCCGGCTTCACCTCCGTGATGATGGACGGCTCGCTGAAGGCCGACGGCAAGACCGCGGCCGACTGGGATTACAATGTCGGGGTCACCAGGACGGTCACCGACATGGCCCATCTCGGCGGCATTTCGGTGGAAGGCGAACTCGGCGTTTTGGGGTCGCTCGAAACCGGGATGGGCGACAAGGAGGACGGCCACGGCGCCGAGGGTAAGCTGTCGCACGACCAGTTGCTCACCAATCCCGACGAGGCGGTCAAGTTCGTCAAGGAGACCAAGGTCGATGCGCTGGCTATTGCGATGGGGACGTCGCACGGCGCCTACAAGTTCACCCGCAAGCCGGACGGCGACATTCTGGCCATGAACGTGATCGAGGAAATTCACCGCAAGCTGCCCAACATGCATCTGGTGATGCATGGATCGTCCTCGGTACCGCAGGACCTGCAGGACATCATCAACGCCAATGGCGGCAAGATGAAGCCGACTTGGGGCGTGCCGGTTTCCGAGATCCAGCGCGGCATCAAGAACGGCGTCCGCAAGATCAACATCGACACCGACAATCGCATGGCGATGACCGGCCAGATCCGCAAGGTGCTGCGCGAGGACCCGAGCGAATTCGATCCGCGCAAATATCTCAAGCCGGCGATGGAAGCGATGGCCAGGCTTTGCAAACAGCGGCTGCAGGAGTTCAACACCGCCGGCCAGGCCAGCAAGATCAAGAAAGTGCTGACCACCGCCGAGATGGCGAAGCGCTACACCAAGGGCGAGCTCGACCCGCAAATCGCGTGACAGGCGGCCATTCCCGGGCCGGCCGCCAGCCTCCCGGCGCCGGGGTGGGCTTTGGCGCGGGTTTAGAGCAGGTTTAGAGTTCGTTTTCTTGGGGATTGCCTGAGAACGGTCTATTTTAACTCGCACAGAAACAGCGCTCTGGAGGAGGCATCGATGAATCTCGCCGATCTCAACAAGGTCGCTCGGGCCGTGGTCGCACCGGGCAAGGGCCTGCTCGCCGCCGACGAATCCACCGGAACCATCAAGAAACGCTTCGACGCCATCAATGTCGCATCGACCGAGGAGTCGCGCCGCGACTATCGCGAGATGCTGTTCCGCTCCAGCGAAGCCATGAACCGCTATATCTCCGGCGTCATCCTCTATGACGAGACCTTCTGGCAAAAGGCCGAGGACGGCACGCCGCTGGTGAAGCTGATCGAGCAATCGGGCGCGATCCCCGGCATCAAGGTCGACGAGGGCACCCAAGCCTTGCCGGCCTGCCCGGGCGAACTAGTCACCGTCGGGCTCGACAAGCTCGCCGAGCGTCTGAAGAAATATTACGAAGGGGGTGCCCGGTTCGCCAAATGGCGCGCGGTGATCGATATCGGGCCGCAGATTCCGACCATGACGGCGATCCGCGTCAACGCCCACGCGCTGGCGCGCTACGCCGCGCTATGCCAGGCCGCGCAGATTGTTCCGATCGTCGAGCCGGAAGTCCTGATGGACGGCGACCACGACATCGACCGCTGCTATGAGGTGACCCAGCGCGTTCTCAACAAGACGTTTCAGGAATTACGCGTTCAGCGCGTCGCGCTGGAAGGCATGATCCTGAAACCAAATATGGCCATCCCCGGCAAGAAAAGCGCGAAGCAGGTGTCCGCCGAAGAGATCGCGGAGAAAACCGTCCGGCTGTTGAAGAACTGCGTCCCCGCGGCGGTGCCCGGCATTGCCTTCCTGTCCGGCGGGCAGTCCGACGAGGAGGCCACCGCGCATCTCAACGCCATGAACCGGATCGGCGGCCTGCCGTGGCCGCTCACCTTCTCCTATGGCCGCGCGCTGCAGGCGGCGCCGCAGAAGGCGTGGGCGGGCAAGGCCGGGAATGTCGCCGCGGGCCAGCGGGCGTTTACCCATCGCGCGCGGATGAATTCGCTGGCCAGCAAAGGTGAATGGCAGGCCGATCTGGAAAAGAAGGCGGCATAGATTTGGCCACCAAACCCGTTCCGCGGCGCCCCGTGCCGCGTCTCTATCTCGCGACGCCTGAGGTGGACGATCCCGCGCTGTTGCTCGCGAGCCTGCCGGGCTTGCTGGCCGGCGCCGATGTCGCCGCCTTGCTGCTGCGGCTGAAACCGACCGACCAGCGCACCATGATCTCGCGGGTCAAGGCGCTGGCGCCGGCGGTCCAGGGCAGCGGCGCCGCGCTCTTGCTCGACGGCCATGTCGAACTGGTCGCCCGCGCCGGCGCCGACGGCGCGCATCTGACCGGTATCGCGGCCATGGAGGATGCGCTGCCGACATTGAAGCCCGACCGCATCGCCGGCGTCGGCGGATTGACGACACGGCACGATTCGATGGCCGCGGGCGAAGCCGGCGCGGATTACGTGCTGTTCGGCGAGCCCGATGCGCGGCAACAGCGGCCTTCGGTGGAGGCGATCGCCGAGCGCCTGCAATGGTGGGCCGAACTGTTCGAGCCGCCATGCGTCGGCTTTGCCGCCTCGCGCGAGGAGGCTTACCAATTCGCCGCCGCCGGCGCTGATTTCGTTCTGGTCGGCGATTTCATCTGGAATGATTCGCGCGGCGCGGCGGCGGCATTGATGGACGCGGAGCAGACGATCAGGCAAGCCTACGCCGCCATGCCCGGAACCGCCAAAGTCGAACAGGAATGACGCCGGAAATGAAGATCCTGCGTCCCGTACTGATCCTCGCGAGCTGTCTGCTGTTGACGGCAAACGCGGCGGCGCAAATCTCGCTGACGCCGCCGGCCGCGCAACCGCCGCCGGCAGCAGGCAAACCGGAGCCGAAGGTGAAACCGCACACCATCGCCAGGAAGCCCGCCGCTTCCGCCGCGACGGCGAAGCCCGCGGCAGCTCCGGTGGCGCCGGCCGCGACGGTGACGCCTGCGCCTGTGCCCGACAACCCCAATGTCGATCTGGTGTACGGCGCCTATCAGCGCGGGCAATACAAGACCGCGTTCGATCTCGCGACCAAGCGCGCGCAGGAAAACGGCGATCCGAAGGCGATGACGATGCTCGGCGAACTCTACGCCAATGCAATGGGCATCAAGCGCGACTATGCGAAGGCGGCCGAGTGGTACAAGCGCGCCGCCGACGGGGGCGACCGCGAGGGCATGTTCGCACTGGCGATGCTTCGTCTCGGCGGCCGCGGCGGCCCCGTCAACCGCGAAGAGGCGGTGAAGCTGCTGGCATCATCGGCGAAACTTGGCGAACCGAAGGCGGCGTACAATCTGGCGCTGCTCTATCTCGACGGACAGACGCTGCCGCAGGACCTCATGCGCGCCGCGCAACTGCTGAGCATGGCCGCCGACGCCGGCAATCCGGAGGCGCAATACGCGCTTGCAACCTTCTACAAGGAGGGCACCGGCGTCGCGAAGGACGTCGAGAAGTCGGTCCAGCTGCTGAAGGCGGCTTCGCTGGCCGACAACGTCGACGCCGAGGTCGAATATGCGATCGCGCTTTACAACGGCACCGGCACGCCGAAGAACGAAGCCGCCGCGGTGGCGCTGCTGCGCAAGGCCGCCCGGCAAAACAGCCCGATCGCCCAAAACCGTCTCGCGCGGGTGCTGGTGACCGGACAAGGCGCGCCGATGGACAAGATCGAGGGCCTCAAATGGCACCTGGTGGCGAAAACCGCCGGGAAGGGCGACCCCATGCTCGACAAGGCGCTGGCCGATTTAAGCCCCGAGGACCGCGCCAAGGCCGAGGCGGCCGCCCGCAAATGGCTCGGCCTCAAATGATCCGTCTTGACGCCACCCCAACCGCAGGGCACCCACTGGGAGCGTGATCAGCGGCGTCCGATCGCGTTCAAATGATTAGAGAATTCCATCCAACCCGATCCTGACCTGACGCTCAGGTCGCCTTGAGCCGAGATCATGCTGCATTCAGCCCTTATCAACGTCATGGTCAAAGCCGCGCGCCGCGCCGGCCGCAGTCTCAAGCGCGACCTCGGCGAGGTCGAAAATCTCCAGGTATCGCTGAAGGGGCCGGCCAACTTTGTCAGCCTTGCCGACAAGCGGGCCGAACAAATGCTTCTCGAGGACCTCACCAAGGCCCGGCCGGGTTACGGCTTCATCGGCGAGGAAGGTGGAATCCGCGCAGGCGACGACAAGACCCATACCTGGATCGTCGATCCACTCGACGGCACCACGAACTTCCTGCACGGCATTCCGCAATTCGCGATCTCGATCGGCCTGCAGCGCGAGGGCACGATCATTGCCGGCGTAATCTACAACCCCGCCAATGACGAGCTCTACATCGCCGAACGCGGCAAGGGCGCCTTCCTCAACGAGCAGCGGCTGCGTGTCGCCGGCCGCCGCAAGCTCGGCGACTGCGTGATCGCCTGCGGCCTGCCGCATATCGGCCGTGGCGACCATGACCTTTCGCGCCGCGAGATGACCGAAATCCAGAACCGGGTGGCCGGCCTGCGCCGGTTCGGCGCCGCCTCGCTCGACATGGCCTTCGTCGCTGCGGGCCGGCTCGACGGCTATTGGGAGCGCAATCTGCAGCCATGGGACATGGCGGCGGGGCAGATCATGGTACGGGAAGCCGGCGGCACCGTCAGCGGCATGGCAGGCGACGACGACGCGCTGAAGTCCGGCAACGTGATCTGCGGCAACGAATTCATCCACGCCGAGCTGGTGAAGATTCTGAAGCCGCTAGGGAAGTAAGTTTGGTTGATTAACGAAACCGTCATGCGCGGGCTTGACCCGCGCATCCATCAATCTTCACGAAAAGCATTTTCAAAAGTGGATGGATTGCCGGGTCAAGCCCGGCAATGACGAATTGACTTAGCTATACCGCCCTCATCCGGTAATGGCTGACGCCCCATTCGCTGCCGTCGGCGTAGCCGAACAGCCCGGCCGTGGCGAGGAAGAACCAGCGCCAGCGCCGCATCCATAACGCGGTGTCGCTGCCGTAGACGTTGCGCAGAACGGCTTCGATCTCCTCGCGGTGCGAATCGAAATTGCCGAGCCAGTCGAGCGCGGTGCGCTGATAATGTGTGCCGCTCCAGCGCCATTCCTTCTCGACCTCGAACAGGTCGGCATATTGCCGGATCAGATGATGGCTCGGCATTACCCCGCCGCTGAAGAAATGCTGCGCGATCCAGTCGTCGCCGTCGGCGCGATCGAACCGATAGGCGCCGGACCGATGGGTGAAGATGTGCATGAAAAAACGGCCGTCCGGCGCCAGCCATGAGTTCACCCGCGTCATCAATTCACGCCAGTTCATGACGTGCTCGAACATTTCGACCGATACGATGCGGTCGAACCGCCGCTGCGGGTCGAACACATTCTTGTCCGACGTGACCACGCGGATATTTTTCAATCCGCGCGCCATAGCCTCGCGCTCGATATACTCGCGCTGCGAGTGCGAATTCGACAGCGCGGTCACTTGCGATCTCGGAAACTGCCGCGCCATCCACAGGGACAGCGAGCCCCAGCCGCAGCCGAGTTCGAGGATCGATTGCCCGTCGGCCAGATCCGCATGTTCGACGGTCTGGCGCAGCGCTTCTTCCTCGGCCTCCTGCAGCGTCGACTGAGGCTCCTTGTAGAAGCACGACGAATATTTGCGGTTCGGACCGAGCACGGCCGCAAAGAACGCCGCCGGCACTTCGTCATGCCGGGTCTTGGCCTCATCGCCGTGTTCGGCGATGGCGCGCGCCGCCATTTCGTCGGCAAACAAGGCGTCGCGGTCGGCGCTGTCATGGGCCAGCCGGGTCGCTGTCCGCGAGCACAGCCGCTGGATCGCGGCGCGGATCACGAGGTCGGGCAGCGGCACCCGTTCGGCGGTGCCGATCATCGTGGAGATGAAGCTCATGTGACCACTCCCTTTCGCGGTGGCAGCGGGAAGAACATGCTGGTGCGCGACTGACAGTCGTGAGAGCGCGCGCCGCGCGAGCGCACCATCTGCCGGATCGCCATCAGGGCCGCGACCAGCCACTGCGGTGGGCCCGGCGCGCCGCGGGCATCGGTCACACCGCGCTGGCCGCACCGACCAGCCCCCACCGAAAAGGTCCAGATGGTATCGACCCGGCCGGAATTGCCGGTGCGCTGCTGGACAAGCCAGGCAATGGCCATCAGGATCGAAAGCGACAGCGCGATCCCGGCCAGGGCTTCGAGGTACAAAACCGTCATACGAAAATCCCGCTAAAAGCTTCAGGCGCCAAACATTTATGAAATACGCCTTAGTCTAAGCCCGGTTTGAGGCCGAAGTTCCATGTTTCCGACGGGGGACGGGGCGCAACTGGCCTTTTCTCCCGCCGCTGCTGTGCCATATTGGTCGAAATCGTTTCCCGCCCCAACAGGTGACAATCAGCCCAATGCCTTCAGGCCCGTCTTCCCGCTCCGCGATGGAGCTCGAGCTGACCAAGCTGTCCTCGCCACGGATTTTCCTGGTGCGGATGCTGGTTTTCCTGGTGCTGTGCGCGCTGGTGATGATCGTGCTCTACAAGCAGATCGTGCTGGCTTTCTTCGCCAATCCCGGCCTCAACGCGCTGATCGGCGCGGTGCTGGCAATCGGCATCATCCTGTCGTTCCGCCAGGTGATCCGGCTCTATCCGGAAGTCGCCTGGGTCAACAATTTCCGTATCGCCGATCCCGGCCTCGCGATCGACCGGCGCCCCACTCTGCTGGCGCCGATGGCGGCGATCCTCGGCGGCGAGCGAACCGGGCGGATGACGATCTCGCAGCAGACCATGCGGCATCTATTGGATTCCATCGCCACCCGGCTCGACGAAGCCCGCGACATTTCCCGCTACATGACGGGCCTGCTGGTGTTCCTCGGGCTGCTCGGCACCTTCTGGGGCCTGATCGAAACCGTCGGCTCGGTCGGCAAGGTGATCGACAGTCTCAAGGTGGGCGGCGACGCCGGCGCATTGTTCGAGACGCTCAAGGAGGGTCTGGCCGCGCCGCTCGGCGGCATGGGCATTTCGTTTTCGTCGTCGCTGTTCGGCCTTGCCGGTTCGCTGATTCTTGGCTTCCTCGACCTGCAATCGAGCCAGGCGCAGAACCGGTTCTACACCGACCTCGAAGACTGGCTCGCCTCCACGGTGCGGGAATATTCCGGCGAGACCGCTCCCGGTTCGAGCGGCGAACTCCAGGCGATGGTCGACCGGCTGCGGCTGACCCTGGAAGAAGGCGGCACGAGCCGCGGCACCACCGTGGCGATGGCCAATCTCGCCGAGGCCATTCAGGGCCTGGTCGCGCATATGCGGACCGAGCAGCAGATGATCCGCGAATGGGCCGACGGCCAGGGCGAACAAAACCGTGAGATCAAGAAGTTACTTGAGCGGATCGCGCGCCAGCCGGAGAAGAATTAGTGGGACAATATCGTGCCCCTGCGGAGCAGCGTGAAGAACGCTGCACCGCATCCGGGAAACGAGTTAGCGGAGAACTTTCAAATGGCCCTCGCCCGTGCTCGCCGCAACGAATCCGGATTCAACTACTGGCCGGGCTTCGTCGACGCGTTGTCGACGCTGGTGCTCTCGATCGTGTTTCTGCTGTCGGTGTTCCTGGTGGTGCAGTTCTTCCTGTCGCAGGAAGTCACCGGCAAGGACAAGGCGCTGGAACAGCTCAACGCCAAGATCGCGCAGCTGAACGACCTGTTGTCGCTGGAAAAACTCGGCAAGCTCAATCTCGACGACCAGGTCTCGCAGCTGCGCGCGGGGTTGGCGTCAGCGGAGGCCGACCGCGATCGCATCAAGGGACTCTATGAAGGCCTCGCCGGCGCCGGCAATGACGCCGCCGGCCGTGACACCGAACTCAACAAGGCGCTGGATTCCGAGAAACAAGTATCGGCGCGCGCGCTGGCGCAGATCGAGGTGCTGAACCAGCAGATCAGCGCGCTGCGCCGCCAGCTGGCGGCGCTTGAGGAAGCGCTCAACGCTTCGGAAAATCGCGACAAGGAGTCGCAGGGCAAGATCGCCGATCTCGGCCAGCGCCTGAATGTTGCCCTGGCCCAACGGGTGCAGGAATTGTCGCGCTACCGTTCGGAATTCTTCGGCCGCCTGCGTACCATTCTCGGCAACCGGCCGGACATCCGGGTCGTCGGCGACCGTTTTGTCTTTCAGTCGGAGGTGTTTTTCGACACTGGACAGGCGCAATTGCTGCCCGAGGGCCGCGCCGAACTCGACAAGCTTGCAACCGCGCTGATCGACCTCGACAAGCAGATCCCGGCTGAGATTGCCTGGGTGCTCCGGGTCGACGGCCACACCGACGTGCGCCCGATCAACAGCCCGATCTTCAAGTCGAACTGGGAATTGTCCTCGGCGCGCGCGATCTCGGTGGTGCAGTACCTGGTTTCGCTCGGCGTGCCTCCGCAACGGCTGGTCGCCGCCGGCTTTGCGGAATTCCAGCCGCTCGACACCGCCGCGACCGAAGAGGCCTACAAGCGCAACCGGCGCATCGAGTTGAAGCTGACGGAACGGTGAGGATGGTAAAGCGCCATCGATTCGTCATTGCCGGGCTTGACCCGGCAATCCATCAAGAAAGATTGCTACGAAGTGGATGGATGCCCGGATCAAGTCCGGGCATGACGGCGTTGCTTTGATGGGCACTCCCTATCAGTTGCGCCCCTACCGCGCCGAGGACGAAGACGCCGCGATCGCGTTGTGGCAGCAAACCTGGCAGCAGGCCTATCCCTCAATCGACTTCGCCGCGCGTGTAACATGGTGGCGCGAGCGCTGGCGCCAGGAACTGGTGCCGAATGCGGCGATCGTGGTGGCTGAACAGGCGAGCGCGCTGGTCGGGTTCGTGACCATCGATGGGACAGGCTACCTCGATCAGCTGGTGGTCGCTCCCGATCGCTGGGGTTCGGAAGTCGCCAACGCGCTGGTCGATGAATCAAAGCGCCTGTCGCCCGAGCGCATCACGCTGCTGGTCAACAAGGACAACGCCCGCGCCATCCGCTTCTACGAGCGCAACGGCTTTGCGCGAGCTGGTGAGGATATCAATCCGACTTCGGGACGGCCAGTGCTGAAGATGGAGTGGAAGGGGTAGCTGCTCTTTCTTCCCTTCTCCCCTTGTGGGAGAAGGTGGCGCGGACGAAGTCCGTGCCGGATGAGGGGTAACGGCCTATCGAGAGACCGAAACCCCTCACCCGTCTCGAATTCGCTACGCTCATTCGAGCCACCCTCTCCCACAAGGGGAGAGGGGAAGAAACTACACCCCCTCGAACTGCAATCTCGCCAGCCGGGCATAAAGCCCGTTGGCGGCGACCAGCGAGGCGTGGGTGCCCTGCTCGACGATGCGGCCCTGGTCCATCACCATGATCCGGTCGCAGGACAATACCGTGGCGAGGCGATGGGCGATCACCAGCGTGGTGCGGTGGCGCATCAATTCCTCCAGCGCGGTCTGCACCAGCGTTTCGGATTCCGCGTCGAGCGCGGAGGTTGCTTCATCGAGCAGCAATAGCGGCGCGTCGCGCAGGATCGCGCGCGCAATGGCGATGCGCTGGCGCTGGCCCCCCGACAGCGTCACGCCGCGCTCGCCGAGCTGCGACTCGAAACCGCCCGGCAGGCGGCGGATGAACTCGCTGGCGTGGGCAAGATCGGCGGCGCGCTCGACCTCGGCGTCACTGGCATCGGGCCGGCCGAAGCGGATGTTCTCGCGCGCGCTGGTGGCGAAAGCGACCGAATCCTGCGGCACCAGCGCGATGCGCGCGCGCACCTCGCGCGGATCGGCGGAGTGGATCGGCACGCCGTCGAACGAGATCGTGCCGGACAAGGGATCGTAGAACCGCAGCAGCAGGTGAAACAGCGTGCTCTTGCCGGCGCCGGAGGGGCCGACGATGGCGACCTTCTCGCCGGCGCGCACGGTGAGCGAAACGCCGTCGACCGCCATCGTGCCGGGCCGGGTCGGATAGGCGAAGCTGACATTGTCAAAACTGACGTCGCCGCGCGCCGGGACCGGCAAGGCGCGCGGCGATGCCGGCGCTGTGATCGCCGACTTGACGCGAAGGATTTCGAACAATCGCTCCGATGCGCCGGAGGCCGCCGAAACCTCGCCCCAGACCTCGCTGAGCTGGCCGAGCGCGGCCGCGGCGAAGGCCGCATACAGGACGAACTGACCGAGCCGGCCCGGGCTGATGGTCCCGGTCAAAACGTCATGGGAGCCGACCCACAGGATCGCCACGACGCTGGTGAAGACGATGAAGATGATGATGGCGGTCAAAACCGCGCGGGCGCGGGTCGAGGTGCGCGCCGCCTCATAGGCCTGTTCGACTTCGCCGCCGTAGCGCGCATTGGCCAGCGGCTCGCTGGTATAGGCCTGCACGACGCGGATGGCGCCGACCAGTTCGGAAGCATAGGCGCTTGCCTCGGCAAGCGTATCCTGGGCATTGCGTGACAGCCGCCGCACCCAGCGCCCGAACGCCACCAGCGGCAGCACGATCAACGGTATCGCCAGCAGCACGAAGCCGGAAAGCCTGGGGCTGGTGATGACCATCATCGCGGTGGCGCCGAAGAACAGCATCAGGTTGCGCAGCGCGACCGATACCGAAGCGCCGGCCGCCGATTTGATCTGGGTGGTATCGGCGGTCAGCCGCGAGATCAGTTCGCCGCTGCGCGACAAATCGAAGAATGCCGGCGACAGCGAGATCAAATGTGCGAACACGTCGCGCCGGAGATCGGCGACGATGCGCTCCCCGATGGTCATCACCAGATAGAACCGCGACGCGCTGGCAAGGGCCAGTACCGCGACCACCGCGATCATCACGCTGAAATAGCTGTTGATCATGGCGATGCCTTCGGGCGTGAAGCCGAAGTCGATCATCCGCCGCACCGCGACCGGCACCACAAGGGTCGTGATCGCGGCGATCGTCAGCGCGATCAGGGCCAGGAACGCGCGGCCGCGGTAACGCGCGACGTAAGGCGCCAGCGCCAGCAGCGGACGAAGCCGGGCGGTGCGCTTCGCCGGGGAAACCAGCTGCGCACCGTCTGGGGAGGCCGCCGCCAGTTCCGACGGCGTTTCGCCATGCCGGTCGTCAAGCCGTTCAACTGCGCTCATGAGATCTGGACCAATCGTTGTTACCACCCAGATAGGCCCGGCTGCCACCGCTGGCAAATCCGGAACATACTTGGCTTGTTTTAGGGGCTTTGCTGCGCTATAGAGCGGCCCAAATCCGCCCCCACAGCCATCGAAATACAGGCGCCGGCGCGCCGAAGGATCTGCCATGAAAGCCGCAATTCACCCGGAATATCATATGATTACGGTCGTGATGACCGATGGCACCGAATACCAGACGCGTTCGACCTGGGGCAAGCAAGGCGACAAGCTGAACCTCGACATCGACTCCAAGTCGCACCCGGCCTGGATCGGCGGCGCCCAGCAGCTCCTCGATCGTGGCGGCCGCGTGTCGCGGTTCCAGAAGAAGTTTTCCGGGTTCCTCAAGAAGGAGTGATCGGCCTCAAGACTTCTTTCTTGAGCCGCCAGATTTCTTGAGCTGCTTGTCAAAACGCCCCCTGCTCGATCGGGGGCGTTTTTGTTTGTCCCGTCATGGCGAGAAGCAGCACGAGGAAGTGATCCGGAGACCGAAAAGGGTCTCGATCGCTCCGTCACTCCCTTCCTCGCGACGACAGAGTCGACAAAAGGCGGAATTATCGCTCGAACGCCGCCTTCAGGCGGTTGAGCTGCGGCACCAGCGGATTGCCGATCGCGGCGCGCTCCGCCGCCGGCGCGTGGATGGTGGTGTCGAGGCGACGGACTTTGGTCTGCAGCGTCATCGAGCGGGCGATCAGGTCCTGCAATTGCTGGGGCAGCTTTTCCAGCATTTCCTCCGCGCCGGGTTCGGCGGCGCTGAGCTTGACCTT is part of the Bradyrhizobium erythrophlei genome and encodes:
- a CDS encoding ABC transporter ATP-binding protein/permease — translated: MSAVERLDDRHGETPSELAAASPDGAQLVSPAKRTARLRPLLALAPYVARYRGRAFLALIALTIAAITTLVVPVAVRRMIDFGFTPEGIAMINSYFSVMIAVVAVLALASASRFYLVMTIGERIVADLRRDVFAHLISLSPAFFDLSRSGELISRLTADTTQIKSAAGASVSVALRNLMLFFGATAMMVITSPRLSGFVLLAIPLIVLPLVAFGRWVRRLSRNAQDTLAEASAYASELVGAIRVVQAYTSEPLANARYGGEVEQAYEAARTSTRARAVLTAIIIFIVFTSVVAILWVGSHDVLTGTISPGRLGQFVLYAAFAAAALGQLSEVWGEVSAASGASERLFEILRVKSAITAPASPRALPVPARGDVSFDNVSFAYPTRPGTMAVDGVSLTVRAGEKVAIVGPSGAGKSTLFHLLLRFYDPLSGTISFDGVPIHSADPREVRARIALVPQDSVAFATSARENIRFGRPDASDAEVERAADLAHASEFIRRLPGGFESQLGERGVTLSGGQRQRIAIARAILRDAPLLLLDEATSALDAESETLVQTALEELMRHRTTLVIAHRLATVLSCDRIMVMDQGRIVEQGTHASLVAANGLYARLARLQFEGV
- the rpmE gene encoding 50S ribosomal protein L31, with protein sequence MKAAIHPEYHMITVVMTDGTEYQTRSTWGKQGDKLNLDIDSKSHPAWIGGAQQLLDRGGRVSRFQKKFSGFLKKE